Within the Opitutaceae bacterium TAV5 genome, the region ACAGCAATACTCGACATTTTCAGTGAATTCGTCGGGGACTTTGATATCAAAACCAATTAACGGCGCCACCTATATTGCCGGTTATTCCAGACGTTACAACGGTGGAACCACTCAACTTGGGCAAACCGCTTGGCTTGCTAATGCGACAACTGGTGAAACTATCCGCGTGGGCTTTACCGAAGGTATATTCACTAAGGCGAAAGGCACGAGCGCGATCGGTAGTCAAAACAGTGGAATCCACATGATGAATTCTTCCGGCTACTTTGGCGGATATTCTTTGATGTATTCTCTTACAGATGGTACCCCTACAGCAAGTCAGTCCGGTGCTCTGTGGATTGGGCATGTTTCAGATGCTGCTGCGATTACTCGTATTGGTCTTTACGATAAAACTGGAGTTGGTGAATTTACTCAAAAAGATACTGGAGTTCAAAGCAGCATAAACGTGATTACTCTGACGGAGGCGGGCTACTGGGCTGGTCATTCCAATCGTTATAATAACGAGACAGGTGCCGGTGCAGGACAGGGTGCTTGGGTGGCCGATGCCGCCACTGGTGAGACCCACCGCATCGGCCTCTGGGGCGAAGGCTATACCTCTTCGACTCAATATCAGTCATCAGTCATCAAGAACGACAGTGGAAGTGGTGCTGCTGTCGCACTCCTCAACAAAGGTAAAGTGCTCGGCACCTCCACTCGCTACAGTGGCACCGACAACCTCGGCAACGCCGCTTGGATCGCGGACGCCGCCACCGGCGTGACCAGACGTCTCGGCCTCTGGGATGAGGGTGGCGTTGGCACTTTCACCAGTGCCTCCACTGGAGCCCAAAACTCCGATGTCACTCTTCCTCTCATCACGACCAATTCCGACTACGACTACGTCTGGGGCTACTCCCAGCGTTACGACGAAACCGGCGCCGGTGCCGATACCAACCGCACCGCCTGGGTTTACAATTTTGAGACCGACACCCAGACCGCCTTCGACATCTCCGTCAGCACCGACGGACTCAGCTATTCGATCGTCAACGGCGTGACCGATGGCGGCGTCGCCTTCGGCTCCTACAAGCTCTACGCTGGCGACATCTTCGTCGGAGATCGTGCCTTTTTCTGGGGAGAAGCTTTCGGCGTGCATGATCTCGACGGCCTTGTCGCCGACCAGCTCATCACCGGCGGCTGGGAAACGCTCACAACCATCACCTCGGCCACCGAAAATGGCGATCTCCTCACCTTCATCGGCCAAGGCGTTCTCGCTGGCGGAGGCACCAGCCAGTTTTCCGTTACCCTCGACCTCGCCTCCATCGCCATCCCCGAGCCCGCCACCTGGGCCGGCATTCTCGGCCTTCCCGCGCTTGTTGGTGCTGCGGCCCTGCGCCGACGCAGATAACCCGCCCCCTCCGCAGACAGGGCAGGCCCCAGCACAAAAAGAGCGAAACCATCCGCCGGTTTCGCTCCTTCTCTTTTTCCCTCTCAGTTCCCCCGCCGGATCTCCGAACCCTGGAAGCGGATCTGCGTGCGGAAGACTTTTTTCACGCGGTTGGTGACCTTGCCGGTCGTCAGGTCCACCTGGTCGGGCACCTCGATCCGGTGCACGTCCACCACCGCGTGGTAACCGCGCTCGGAAAAGACGTCGATCAGCATCGCCAGCGCCACCGGATCGTCCAGCAGGCAATCCTCGCTGTTGATCAGCGCCACCCCGGAAATCGCGTGTCGCAGCACGATCGGCAGGATCTTCTTTTCAATGAAGGCCACGACCTTCGCAAAAAGCTCGGCGTGGTTGAACTCATAGTCGTCGAGCCGTTTCACGAGTTCCTGCCGCGCATGGACGATGAGCTCGTCGGCCACCGGGATCGCGCGCAGCCGGTCGTGCGTCAGCGGATCGAGTTCGAGCGAGCTCTGGTATTGCAGCTCCTTGAGGATGTTTTGCTCCACTTCCGCGATCGAACCCTGCGCATTGACGAAGTGGTAATGGAAAATTTCCTTCAGCGACTGGAGCGCCTCCCAGGTCTGTTCCTTGAACACGCGGTAACGGTGTTTCGCCAGCTCCACGTCGTAATCCGTGGCCCGCTCCTCCTGCAACTCGCCCACGCCGGTGCGGCGCACTTCCTCGTTGTATTTCTTGATCTCCAGGCCGCGCTTGAGCTGGCGCTCGACGGAGGTCTTTTCATCCACGAACAGCACCATGATGTGGATCGTCGGCTGACGAAAATGCATGCCGAGCGGCGTGCGGTAAAACTCGCGGCGCAGCCCCTGCATTTTTTCGGCGAGGAGTTTCAGGCACTCCACCTGCACCTCCGTGCGGGGGAAACCGTCGAGGATGACGCCGTCGCGGTACTCGGGCCGCAGCAGATGGCGGATGAGCAGGCCCACGACCTCGCGGTCGCCGACCATGCCGCCGGCATCCTTGATCTTGCGCGCCTCGGGTGTGTCGAGCAGCGAGCTGACCACGAGCGGAGCGCAGGTGAGTCCGCGCGCCTTGAGGATGAAGCCGGTATTCGTGCCCTTGCCCGAACCGGGAGCGCCGCCGAGGAGAATGATCTCCTTGGGGAAACGCAGGTTCTCGCGGCCGAGCTCGGTCTCGAGCGCGTGCCAGACGCTGTCGAAGATCAGCTGGGCATCCTTGATCTCGAGATCGTGATGGACGCTGACGGCAGGCGCAGGTTTTTCGGTGGAATGTCGGGCGGTGTTCATGAGGGAAATGGACGACGGGGAATGCATTTTTTGTTTCGGGAGTTTTTCGGACGGAGAGAAATCCCCGCACGATCAGAGGCTTGCGAAAAGATAAAAATCCGCGGAACTTTTTTCGTCCCCGCACGTCCTACTCCACATGCTTCTGATGCTCTGTCCGGTAGCGACAACGAAAAAGCTCTCACGAGCCTGACGAAATCGCAATCGGGTAAACATCAAGGCATTGTATGTGTTCTTTTGGTTGCAGGTTTCTGAGGAATTCCTGGAGGTGCGACTTCCAGGATTGTTAGTTGAAGCTGGACCTGACGGGGCCGTCTCTGAGACGGCCCCGTCTTGGTTTATGGCCACTTTTTCGAGCCGGCATCGGTTTTGTGCTGCTGACCTGCCTACCCTTCCGGTTTCTGCCACGGCTACAGGTAGTCCCGGCGGGCCTCGAGGGCGCTCCTGAGCGTCACCGAATCGGCGTAGAGCACGCCGGCTCCGCTCGGCAGGCCGAAGCCGATGCGCGTCAGCTTCACGCCGGGCTGCACCGTGGCGATCTGTTGCGTGAGGTAATGGCAGGTTGCCTCGCCTTCCACGTCGTTGGAGAGGGCGAGAATCAGCTCGCGGACGTCGCCTTCGGCCACACGTGCCAGCAACGGGGCGAAATTCAGGTCGTCGGGGCCTACGCCGTTGATCGGCGAGAGCTTGCCGTGGAGCACGTGGTAATGTCCGCGCCAGGCGCCGGAGCGCTCCATCGCCACGAGATCGGGCACGTGTTCCACCACGCACACGATGCCGGCATCGCGGGTCGGGTCGGCGCAGATCGGGCAAAGCTCGTCTTCGGCGAGGTTGCCGCAGCGCGAGCAGCGCCGCACGGTGCGCGCCGCGTCTTCCAGCGCCTGCACGAGGGCGGACAGGCGGGCGGGCTTTTCGACCAGCAGGTGCAGGGCGATCCGCTCCGCCGACCGGTAACCGAGCCCCGGCAACTGCTTCAGGTGTTGCTGGAGTTTTTCAAACGCGGGAGTCATGAAGCCGAGGGGCGGCGGGTCCGGGTGTTTTTCCCGGGAATCAGAACAGGCCCGGCATCGAGAAGGCCGAGGTCACTTTCTGCATTTCGGTGTCGTTGTACTCCTTGGCCTGCCTGGCGGCGTCCTGCACGGCGTTGAGGATCGTCTCGGAGACGAGGGCGGCATCTTCCTTGAGAAACTCGGGGTCGATGGTCAGGCCGAGGAACTTGCCGGCACCGTTGATTTTCACCTGCACGGCGCCACCGCCGCTGGTGATATCGAATTCCTTCGCCTCGATCTGGGTCTGGAGCGACTCGATCTGGCGCTGCATTTTCTGGGCTTGTTTGAGAACTTTTCCGAGGCCGGCCATATGCTGGAGTGGTTGGTGGATTGAAGCGTGTTCAGTTCGGGTGGATGAAAAGGCCCCCATCGCGCCAACCCTCCGCGCGCTCTTCAAGCTCCAAGTGCAAGTGATCCATGAAATACCGGACAAAACGTTTGCCGCGGACGGGTTGGTAACCTCAATCGGGGATCATCCGGTTTTCCTATGCAATGGTACTATTCACATAACGGCCAGCAGGCGGGACCCGTCCCGCAGGCGGATTTCGACAACCTTGTCCATTCCGGTGTCATCACGCCCTCGACGCTCGTCTGGCGGGAAGGCATGTCCGAATGGCGACCGGCATCGGAGGTCGGGGTCTCCGCCGCCGCGCCGCCCATCCCGCTTCCGGCCGGTGGCAATCCGTCCGTCGCTGCGCCCGCCGGCGATGCGGCCCCGGACCCCGATACTGCCGTGTGCGCAGTCAGCGGGCAACGCTACCCGAAAAGCCAGATGATCCAGTACGAGGGCAAGTGGATCGGCGCGGCGCACCGCGACGAATTTTTCCAGCGCCTGCGCGAAGGTGTGGGGCAGCGCGGGCCAGGCGACGTGCGTTATGCCGGAT harbors:
- a CDS encoding adenylate kinase, encoding MNTARHSTEKPAPAVSVHHDLEIKDAQLIFDSVWHALETELGRENLRFPKEIILLGGAPGSGKGTNTGFILKARGLTCAPLVVSSLLDTPEARKIKDAGGMVGDREVVGLLIRHLLRPEYRDGVILDGFPRTEVQVECLKLLAEKMQGLRREFYRTPLGMHFRQPTIHIMVLFVDEKTSVERQLKRGLEIKKYNEEVRRTGVGELQEERATDYDVELAKHRYRVFKEQTWEALQSLKEIFHYHFVNAQGSIAEVEQNILKELQYQSSLELDPLTHDRLRAIPVADELIVHARQELVKRLDDYEFNHAELFAKVVAFIEKKILPIVLRHAISGVALINSEDCLLDDPVALAMLIDVFSERGYHAVVDVHRIEVPDQVDLTTGKVTNRVKKVFRTQIRFQGSEIRRGN
- a CDS encoding recombinase RecR, producing the protein MTPAFEKLQQHLKQLPGLGYRSAERIALHLLVEKPARLSALVQALEDAARTVRRCSRCGNLAEDELCPICADPTRDAGIVCVVEHVPDLVAMERSGAWRGHYHVLHGKLSPINGVGPDDLNFAPLLARVAEGDVRELILALSNDVEGEATCHYLTQQIATVQPGVKLTRIGFGLPSGAGVLYADSVTLRSALEARRDYL